A region of Laspinema palackyanum D2c DNA encodes the following proteins:
- a CDS encoding chemotaxis protein CheW: MAGKLTLNSGMSELPVSPNAGNLKQFLLFGQRESLFAVDLLSVREVLFLGQQPIAPVPNTRHFVLGLTNLRGEILAVADFGRFLRTEGVDSHSVHSRILILEAPDPRDGNLVMMRMGLAVSRVQGVISVHLERMVSSMDVGEELAPFLRGLYDWTGRLVMILDVEAIAQSEGW; encoded by the coding sequence ATGGCTGGAAAATTGACACTCAATTCTGGGATGAGTGAGTTGCCGGTTTCCCCCAATGCAGGGAATCTGAAGCAATTTCTGTTGTTTGGTCAAAGAGAGAGTCTCTTTGCGGTGGATTTGTTGTCAGTGCGGGAGGTGCTATTTTTGGGGCAGCAACCGATCGCACCCGTGCCGAATACCCGTCATTTTGTCTTAGGATTGACCAATTTGCGGGGAGAAATTTTAGCGGTGGCGGATTTCGGTCGGTTTTTGCGGACTGAGGGGGTGGATAGTCATTCGGTGCATAGTCGAATTTTAATTTTAGAAGCCCCGGATCCGCGAGATGGAAACTTGGTGATGATGCGAATGGGTTTGGCTGTATCTCGGGTGCAAGGGGTGATTTCGGTTCATCTGGAACGCATGGTTTCTAGCATGGATGTGGGGGAAGAACTCGCTCCTTTTTTAAGGGGATTATATGATTGGACGGGACGCTTAGTGATGATTTTAGATGTGGAAGCGATCGCCCAATCGGAAGGGTGGTAA
- a CDS encoding IS630 family transposase yields the protein MKFINLCPETEKMLERIYHNSQHHKVRQRAHCILLSHRGFKMEKLLEVFQISRRTLQYWFQRWEQNKLTGLYDQPGRGRKTKLTPPQKQQVKEWVKAEPKHLKRVINQVQDSWGIKVSKDTIKRILKQLGMTWRRMKRGLAGSPFEWEVEFNLEKLKELKELDKNGEIDLHFLDESGMSLTPSLPYGWQDKAERIILPSSSSKRLNVLGVMNRRNELKYETYSGNLNSEKLIKFLDKFSENLIQRTVVVMDQASIHTSNAVLEKLEEWKTKNLELFWWPPYSPKLNLIEILWKFLKYEWIKIEAYKSWQKLVDYVTNVLDNLGKEYAINFA from the coding sequence ATGAAATTTATAAATTTATGTCCCGAAACTGAAAAAATGCTAGAAAGAATTTATCACAATAGCCAGCATCATAAAGTTAGGCAAAGAGCTCATTGTATTCTTTTAAGTCATAGAGGCTTTAAAATGGAAAAGTTATTAGAAGTTTTCCAAATAAGTCGTCGGACTTTACAATACTGGTTTCAACGCTGGGAGCAAAACAAATTAACCGGGTTGTATGACCAACCTGGAAGAGGAAGAAAAACCAAGTTAACACCTCCCCAAAAACAGCAAGTTAAGGAGTGGGTAAAAGCAGAACCAAAACACCTAAAAAGGGTCATAAACCAAGTTCAAGACTCATGGGGAATTAAGGTCAGCAAAGATACGATAAAAAGAATATTAAAACAGTTAGGTATGACCTGGAGAAGAATGAAGAGAGGATTGGCTGGAAGTCCCTTTGAATGGGAAGTTGAGTTCAATCTGGAAAAACTAAAAGAATTAAAAGAGTTAGATAAGAATGGAGAAATCGACTTGCATTTTTTAGATGAATCAGGGATGTCTTTGACGCCTTCACTACCTTACGGATGGCAAGATAAAGCCGAGAGGATTATTCTTCCAAGTTCTTCCAGTAAAAGGTTGAATGTATTGGGAGTAATGAATCGACGGAATGAATTAAAGTATGAAACCTATTCGGGAAATCTAAATAGCGAAAAACTCATTAAGTTTTTAGATAAATTTAGTGAAAACTTAATCCAAAGAACTGTCGTAGTAATGGACCAAGCCTCAATTCACACCAGTAACGCAGTCCTAGAAAAACTAGAAGAATGGAAGACCAAGAACCTGGAGCTATTTTGGTGGCCTCCGTATTCACCTAAACTAAATTTAATTGAAATTTTATGGAAATTTCTCAAATATGAATGGATTAAAATAGAAGCTTATAAAAGCTGGCAAAAGTTAGTTGATTATGTGACTAATGTCCTCGATAATCTGGGAAAAGAATATGCAATTAATTTTGCATAA
- a CDS encoding helix-turn-helix domain-containing protein codes for MNQPIKVQAGSGNIFADLELENSDELLVKAELARRISGIIAAQNMTQTEAAELLGIDQPKVSALVNGKLSGFSTTRLFRFLNALGRDVEIVVKPKSFRQAETRVVAL; via the coding sequence ATGAATCAACCGATTAAAGTACAAGCAGGTAGTGGCAATATATTCGCAGATTTAGAGTTAGAAAATTCTGATGAATTACTGGTCAAGGCAGAACTGGCCCGGAGAATTAGTGGGATTATCGCCGCCCAAAATATGACTCAAACTGAGGCGGCAGAACTGTTAGGAATTGACCAGCCTAAAGTGTCGGCATTAGTGAATGGCAAGCTATCGGGTTTTTCCACGACTCGGCTATTTCGTTTTTTAAATGCGTTGGGTCGGGATGTGGAAATCGTAGTCAAACCGAAGTCTTTCAGACAAGCTGAAACACGAGTGGTGGCGTTGTAA
- a CDS encoding type II toxin-antitoxin system RelE/ParE family toxin — protein MSELLKPVEWVGSSLEDLKEFPEEVRQGVGEDLKEFPEEVRQGVGYALYLAQCGEKHPSAKPLKGFKGAGVLEVVEDFDGDTYRAVYTLKLAGVVYVLHAFQKKSKKGIATPKQDIELIEARLKRAKEHYSENYITP, from the coding sequence ATGAGTGAATTACTAAAACCAGTTGAGTGGGTTGGCAGTTCTCTTGAGGATTTAAAGGAGTTCCCGGAGGAGGTTCGGCAAGGTGTTGGTGAGGATTTAAAGGAGTTCCCGGAGGAGGTTCGGCAAGGTGTTGGTTATGCGCTATATCTGGCTCAATGTGGTGAAAAGCACCCGTCTGCGAAACCGCTCAAAGGCTTTAAGGGGGCTGGGGTGCTTGAAGTTGTCGAAGATTTTGACGGAGACACTTATCGAGCAGTTTACACTTTAAAATTAGCTGGGGTGGTCTATGTCCTACACGCTTTTCAGAAAAAGTCAAAAAAAGGGATTGCAACGCCTAAGCAGGATATTGAGCTAATTGAGGCAAGGCTTAAACGGGCCAAAGAACATTACTCAGAAAATTATATCACTCCGTAG
- a CDS encoding response regulator transcription factor: MSKILVVDDVPSELEMIGRILKKAGMEVVVATNGEEAIARIQETAPDLVILDVVMPRMNGFEVIRELRGDRKTSKLPVVFCSQKNTEIDKTWGMDLGADAYITKPVDPQQLVNIVERLL; the protein is encoded by the coding sequence ATGAGCAAAATCTTAGTGGTAGATGATGTGCCGAGCGAACTGGAGATGATTGGCCGGATTTTGAAAAAAGCCGGGATGGAGGTAGTTGTGGCAACCAATGGGGAGGAGGCGATCGCCCGGATTCAGGAGACGGCACCGGATCTGGTCATTCTGGATGTGGTGATGCCTCGGATGAATGGATTTGAGGTGATCCGAGAGTTACGCGGCGATCGCAAGACGTCCAAGTTACCTGTGGTCTTTTGTAGTCAGAAAAATACCGAGATTGATAAGACTTGGGGCATGGATTTGGGAGCTGATGCTTATATTACCAAACCTGTTGACCCCCAGCAATTGGTTAACATTGTGGAACGCTTATTATAA
- the thiC gene encoding phosphomethylpyrimidine synthase, giving the protein MRKEWVAKRQGQSNVTQMNYARQGIITEEMDYVAKRENLPVELIRDEVARGRMIIPANINHLNLEPMCIGIASKCKVNANIGASPNSSDINEELDKLKLSVKYGADTVMDLSTGGGNLDEIRTAIINTSPVPIGTVPIYQALESVHGNMENLTPNDFLHIIEKHAQQGVDYMTIHAGILIEHLPLVRNRITGIVSRGGGILARWMLHHHKQNPLYTHFDDIIEIFKKYDVSFSLGDSLRPGCQHDASDEAQLAELKTLGQLTRRAWEHNVQVMVEGPGHVPMDQIEFNVKKQMEECSEAPFYVLGPLVTDIAPGYDHITSAIGAAMAGWYGTAMLCYVTPKEHLGLPNAEDVRNGLIAYKIAAHAADIARHRIGARDRDDELSHARYNFDWNRQFELSLDPERAKEYHDETLPADIYKTAEFCSMCGPKFCPMQTKVDADALTELEKFLAKEPVTQG; this is encoded by the coding sequence ATGCGAAAAGAATGGGTTGCCAAACGTCAGGGCCAGAGTAATGTTACTCAAATGAACTATGCCCGACAAGGCATCATCACCGAAGAAATGGACTATGTAGCAAAACGGGAAAACCTCCCCGTTGAGCTGATTCGGGACGAAGTGGCACGAGGACGGATGATTATCCCCGCCAATATTAACCACCTCAACCTCGAACCGATGTGCATCGGTATCGCCTCCAAATGTAAAGTCAATGCCAACATCGGGGCATCCCCTAATTCTTCTGATATTAACGAAGAATTAGACAAACTCAAACTGTCCGTTAAATATGGTGCCGATACTGTGATGGACTTGTCCACCGGCGGTGGAAACCTCGACGAAATTCGCACCGCCATTATTAATACCTCCCCGGTCCCCATCGGCACGGTTCCCATTTATCAGGCATTAGAAAGCGTGCATGGTAATATGGAAAATCTCACCCCCAATGATTTTCTGCATATCATTGAAAAACACGCCCAACAAGGTGTGGATTACATGACCATTCACGCTGGGATTTTAATCGAACATCTGCCCTTGGTGAGAAACCGGATTACCGGCATTGTCTCCCGTGGCGGTGGCATTTTGGCCCGGTGGATGCTGCATCATCACAAACAGAATCCGCTTTATACTCATTTCGATGACATCATCGAAATCTTCAAAAAATACGATGTTTCCTTTAGTTTAGGAGATTCCCTCCGTCCCGGTTGTCAACATGATGCCTCGGATGAAGCGCAACTCGCCGAACTCAAAACCCTTGGACAACTGACTCGCCGCGCCTGGGAACATAACGTCCAGGTGATGGTCGAGGGTCCGGGTCATGTGCCAATGGACCAAATTGAATTTAATGTCAAAAAGCAGATGGAAGAGTGTTCTGAAGCACCTTTCTATGTGCTAGGTCCTTTGGTCACTGATATTGCGCCGGGATATGACCATATTACCTCGGCGATCGGGGCGGCAATGGCGGGATGGTACGGAACGGCGATGTTGTGTTACGTCACCCCGAAAGAGCATCTGGGATTACCCAATGCCGAAGATGTGCGAAATGGGTTAATCGCCTATAAAATTGCCGCCCATGCTGCGGATATCGCACGGCATCGCATAGGAGCACGCGATCGCGATGACGAACTGTCTCACGCCCGGTATAACTTCGACTGGAACCGCCAGTTTGAACTCTCCCTCGACCCGGAACGTGCGAAAGAATACCACGACGAAACCCTGCCAGCAGACATCTACAAAACCGCCGAATTCTGCTCCATGTGCGGACCTAAATTCTGCCCCATGCAAACCAAAGTAGATGCCGATGCCTTAACCGAATTAGAGAAGTTCTTAGCGAAAGAACCTGTCACCCAAGGTTAA